A genomic region of Leptospira stimsonii contains the following coding sequences:
- a CDS encoding DUF1318 domain-containing protein produces MKRLVFSSHVRILFLGFLLSGCIIKSPLITFTQTQTSSEKQMIGEDRILEKDGWLISSIKTSSAGSEIWKKDYSGDTFSQGDKNILMSLRALAYLAPEIKTWKEEGFLAEGRDGKLRINPSAAEAGIKNELSKKEIKSRIDSIVALANEHRNKVISVKIGAETKTDSKESSTDVRSHLEQTWYRLVEKGEYYEKSPGKWVRKE; encoded by the coding sequence ATGAAACGACTCGTTTTTAGTTCGCACGTTCGTATTCTATTCTTAGGATTTTTACTTTCCGGTTGTATCATCAAGTCTCCTTTGATCACGTTTACACAAACACAAACTTCCTCTGAAAAACAGATGATCGGAGAGGATCGGATTCTTGAAAAGGACGGATGGCTCATTTCTTCCATCAAAACTTCTTCCGCGGGTTCGGAAATCTGGAAGAAGGATTATTCCGGGGACACGTTTTCTCAAGGAGATAAGAATATTCTAATGTCCTTAAGGGCTCTTGCGTATCTCGCTCCCGAAATTAAGACCTGGAAAGAAGAAGGTTTTCTAGCGGAAGGAAGGGACGGCAAACTCAGAATCAATCCTTCGGCGGCGGAAGCCGGCATCAAAAACGAACTTTCGAAAAAGGAAATCAAATCCAGAATTGATTCCATCGTCGCACTCGCGAACGAACACAGGAACAAGGTGATTTCCGTCAAGATAGGAGCGGAAACAAAAACGGATTCGAAAGAATCTTCTACCGACGTCCGCTCTCATCTGGAACAAACCTGGTATCGTCTTGTCGAAAAAGGGGAATACTACGAAAAGTCTCCGGGTAAATGGGTGCGAAAGGAGTAG